A single region of the Candidatus Tanganyikabacteria bacterium genome encodes:
- a CDS encoding ATP phosphoribosyltransferase regulatory subunit, which translates to MAPLLARVPPGVQTFFDDDVHRRRQTEAAILDVFGGWSYEEIWLPAFDYLDLFSSGMGAWLPERTYKFIDRDGHLLALRPDLTSLVARTVATRFGDRRRPVRLCYSGEVFRYDAPQHGRKHDLHQLGIELFGSADLRADLEVLLVGLEAMRAVGIDRPLVTLSHAGFHRALLEDRPAEEGETLLAAWRRRAPGTLPDLAGTAGLARARSLTDHPAALAAVSQLEEALALAGDLGLGDALQVDLGEVAAMAYYTGMTFRAYAPGYPAEIGSGGRYDALLGALGRPEPAVGMVLYREALLAAGRREAAASAAPALAVSGLREALAARSLGRRVRLADA; encoded by the coding sequence ATGGCACCGCTCCTCGCTCGCGTACCGCCCGGGGTCCAGACCTTCTTCGACGACGACGTGCATCGCCGCAGGCAAACTGAAGCCGCCATCCTGGACGTGTTTGGCGGCTGGAGCTACGAGGAGATCTGGCTCCCGGCCTTCGACTACCTGGATCTCTTCTCGAGCGGGATGGGGGCCTGGCTACCCGAGCGCACCTACAAGTTCATCGACCGGGACGGGCACCTGCTCGCGCTCCGGCCGGATCTGACGAGCCTGGTGGCGCGGACGGTCGCCACGCGCTTCGGCGATCGCCGGCGGCCCGTTCGCCTGTGTTACTCGGGCGAGGTCTTTCGCTACGACGCGCCGCAGCATGGTCGAAAGCACGATCTCCATCAGCTGGGCATCGAGTTGTTCGGCTCCGCCGACCTCCGGGCGGATCTCGAAGTCCTGCTGGTCGGCCTGGAAGCCATGCGCGCCGTGGGGATCGATCGGCCGCTGGTGACGCTCTCACACGCGGGCTTCCACCGCGCGCTCCTCGAAGACCGGCCCGCCGAGGAGGGAGAGACGCTGCTGGCAGCCTGGCGGCGCCGGGCGCCCGGCACCCTGCCGGATCTCGCGGGGACCGCGGGCCTCGCCCGCGCGCGTTCCCTCACCGACCACCCCGCGGCGCTGGCCGCCGTGTCCCAGCTTGAAGAGGCGCTTGCGCTCGCCGGCGATCTGGGCCTGGGAGACGCCCTGCAAGTCGATCTGGGGGAAGTCGCGGCCATGGCCTACTACACGGGCATGACCTTTCGCGCGTATGCCCCGGGGTACCCGGCCGAAATCGGCAGCGGGGGGAGGTACGACGCGCTCCTGGGAGCGCTGGGCCGGCCCGAACCGGCCGTCGGCATGGTGCTGTACCGCGAGGCGTTGCTGGCGGCGGGACGCCGCGAGGCCGCGGCCTCCGCCGCCCCGGCGCTCGCGGTGTCCGGGCTCCGGGAGGCCCTGGCGGCGCGATCCCTCGGGCGGCGCGTCCGGCTGGCCGATGCCTGA
- the hisH gene encoding imidazole glycerol phosphate synthase subunit HisH, with protein MIAVLDYGVGNLRNVARALRHLGADVAIAAAPEAADRADRLILPGVGAFGESIAQLRQRGLDRAVLAAIAAGRPVLGICVGFQLLFEESLEFGRHAGLGVIPGRIERFPEGVPVPHVGWNQVRWHGGPTRWYYFVHSYRAVGVPAGAVAGTAEYAGVFPAAVRKDRVWGVQFHPEKSQQAGLDLLRDFLAS; from the coding sequence TTGATCGCCGTCCTGGACTACGGCGTCGGCAACCTGCGCAACGTCGCTCGCGCCCTGCGCCATCTGGGGGCCGACGTCGCGATCGCCGCCGCCCCGGAAGCGGCCGATCGTGCCGATCGCCTGATCCTTCCGGGCGTTGGCGCATTCGGCGAGTCCATCGCGCAGTTGCGGCAAAGGGGGCTGGATCGGGCGGTGCTCGCCGCCATCGCGGCGGGGAGGCCCGTCCTGGGCATCTGCGTCGGGTTCCAGCTGCTCTTCGAGGAGAGCCTCGAGTTCGGGCGGCATGCCGGCCTCGGCGTCATCCCCGGGCGGATCGAGAGATTTCCCGAGGGCGTGCCGGTCCCCCACGTGGGCTGGAATCAGGTCAGGTGGCACGGCGGCCCCACGCGCTGGTACTACTTCGTCCACTCGTACCGCGCCGTCGGGGTTCCCGCGGGCGCGGTCGCCGGGACCGCCGAGTACGCCGGGGTCTTTCCCGCGGCCGTCCGCAAGGACCGGGTCTGGGGCGTGCAGTTTCACCCCGAGAAGAGCCAGCAGGCAGGACTGGACCTGCTGCGCGACTTCCTGGCGTCATGA
- the tadA gene encoding Flp pilus assembly complex ATPase component TadA, producing MGDGKGPIKKMRLGEWLSSLGLISQFQLSEALTIQVETGRKLGEILVTKGYVNEKELDDILKLQESLGSKNTLTEFSVEDALINLVPNNFAKQNLTVPLVKVGRRLVVGMTSANDVKTLDTLSLLTGYLVVPVTFRKEDIEQAIEKFYEKKAAAHKETIEKAVKASAGSEDKTISALRRVEDLSAAAGDNDAPIIELVNSVLNDAVERGASDLHLEPREMHLEARFRLDGVLTKVLEIPKAIEPSVTTRFKVLSNMNITEKRRPQDGRFTVKSRSGDKIDFRVSCIATHWGEKLCLRLLRPMTLSLGLDHLGFEPQDLEKFTRLLHAPAGIILVTGPTGSGKTSTLYASLGMMDKDTDSIITIEDPVEYPVDGICQIQVNPKIDLTFSSALRTILRQDPDVIMVGEIRDYETLETATNAAMTGHLVLSTLHTNDAVSTVNRMVDMGIPPYMVSATVAGVIAQRLVRRICSRCKVEYEATLEEKIFLRAKEEEQLILAKGEGCEFCNQTGYKGQVAIFEVLVMNRKMQALINKGESMLALAEAARQAGMTTLLEDGKRKVLKKLTTIPEVTRICGYGGDD from the coding sequence GTGGGCGACGGCAAGGGCCCGATCAAGAAGATGCGCCTGGGCGAGTGGCTCAGCTCGCTCGGCCTGATCTCGCAGTTCCAGCTCTCGGAAGCCTTGACCATCCAGGTCGAGACCGGGCGCAAGCTCGGCGAGATCCTGGTGACCAAGGGCTACGTCAACGAGAAGGAACTCGACGACATCCTCAAGCTCCAGGAATCGCTGGGCTCCAAGAACACCCTGACCGAATTCTCGGTCGAGGACGCCCTGATCAACCTGGTCCCGAACAACTTCGCCAAGCAGAACCTGACCGTGCCGCTGGTCAAGGTCGGACGGCGCCTGGTGGTCGGCATGACCTCGGCCAACGACGTCAAGACGCTGGACACGCTGTCGCTCCTGACCGGCTACCTCGTCGTGCCCGTGACCTTCCGGAAAGAGGACATCGAGCAGGCGATCGAGAAGTTCTACGAGAAGAAGGCGGCAGCCCACAAGGAAACCATCGAAAAGGCCGTCAAGGCGTCCGCCGGGAGCGAAGACAAGACGATATCGGCGCTCCGCCGGGTGGAAGACCTTTCGGCGGCGGCCGGCGACAACGACGCCCCGATCATCGAACTGGTCAACTCGGTCCTCAACGACGCCGTCGAACGCGGCGCGTCGGACTTGCACCTCGAGCCCCGGGAAATGCACCTCGAAGCGCGGTTCCGGCTCGACGGCGTCTTGACGAAGGTCCTCGAGATTCCGAAGGCCATCGAGCCGTCGGTCACGACGCGCTTCAAGGTCCTGTCGAACATGAACATCACCGAGAAGCGCCGACCCCAGGACGGCCGCTTCACGGTCAAATCCCGGTCGGGAGACAAGATCGACTTCCGCGTCTCGTGCATCGCGACCCACTGGGGCGAGAAGCTGTGCTTGCGCTTGTTGCGCCCGATGACCCTGTCACTGGGCCTCGACCACCTGGGCTTCGAACCGCAGGATCTCGAGAAGTTCACGCGCCTGCTCCACGCTCCGGCCGGCATCATCCTGGTCACCGGCCCGACCGGCTCGGGCAAGACCTCGACGCTGTATGCCAGCCTGGGGATGATGGACAAGGACACCGACTCCATCATCACCATCGAGGACCCGGTCGAGTATCCCGTCGACGGCATCTGCCAGATCCAGGTGAATCCCAAGATCGATCTCACGTTCTCGTCGGCGCTGCGTACCATCCTCCGCCAGGACCCCGACGTCATCATGGTCGGGGAAATCCGCGACTACGAGACGCTCGAGACGGCCACCAACGCCGCCATGACCGGCCACCTGGTCTTGTCCACCCTGCACACCAATGACGCCGTCTCCACGGTCAACCGCATGGTGGACATGGGCATCCCGCCGTACATGGTCTCGGCTACCGTGGCCGGCGTCATCGCGCAACGCCTGGTGCGGCGCATTTGCTCCCGCTGCAAGGTGGAGTACGAGGCGACTCTCGAAGAGAAGATCTTCCTGCGAGCCAAGGAAGAGGAGCAGTTGATCCTCGCGAAGGGCGAAGGCTGCGAGTTCTGCAACCAGACCGGCTACAAGGGCCAGGTCGCCATCTTCGAGGTCCTGGTGATGAACCGGAAGATGCAGGCCCTCATCAACAAGGGCGAATCGATGCTGGCCCTGGCCGAGGCGGCCAGACAAGCCGGCATGACGACCTTGCTCGAGGACGGCAAGCGCAAGGTGCTCAAGAAGTTGACCACCATCCCGGAAGTCACGCGTATTTGCGGGTATGGGGGAGACGATTGA
- a CDS encoding queuosine salvage family protein has protein sequence MLGVREDCRWVATNATQVRIDPEALAALAEEILRGDIPAAPAWDTSIHWTCPDPDRVANYVLVLDALNFCFWGDPKWKISYQGRVLDGYFAEAAALKRAIEDGFDLTDARVMAGATLDDLRQVFRGEGEIPWLGKRVDHLREAGEVLLRSFGGQFSTYLREASEPAVRTVQRLVECFPSFDDVATYRGRRIQLYKRAQILIVDLMAALPDQPWTRFAGLEDLTAFADYKVPQVLREKGVLAYSEPLAGQVDALVEIPAGSEPEVELRAATVVAVADLAAAVGLREVDLDGRIWHLGQTMAFRHPYHRTRTVFY, from the coding sequence TTGCTCGGCGTAAGAGAAGACTGCCGCTGGGTCGCGACGAACGCCACCCAGGTCCGCATCGACCCGGAGGCCCTGGCCGCCCTCGCCGAAGAGATCCTCCGCGGCGACATCCCCGCGGCACCGGCCTGGGACACGTCGATCCACTGGACGTGCCCCGATCCCGACCGGGTGGCCAACTACGTGCTGGTGCTAGACGCCCTCAACTTCTGTTTCTGGGGCGATCCGAAGTGGAAAATCTCCTACCAGGGGCGGGTGCTGGATGGCTACTTCGCCGAGGCGGCCGCCCTGAAGCGGGCGATCGAGGACGGCTTCGACCTGACCGACGCCCGGGTGATGGCGGGAGCCACCCTGGATGATCTGCGGCAGGTATTCCGCGGAGAAGGGGAAATCCCGTGGCTTGGCAAACGGGTGGATCACCTGCGTGAAGCCGGCGAGGTGTTGCTGAGATCATTTGGCGGGCAGTTCTCGACCTATCTGCGGGAAGCGAGTGAGCCCGCAGTCCGCACGGTGCAACGACTTGTAGAGTGCTTTCCCTCCTTCGACGACGTGGCCACCTACCGCGGGAGGCGAATTCAACTCTACAAACGGGCGCAGATCCTCATCGTCGACCTCATGGCCGCCCTGCCAGATCAGCCGTGGACCCGTTTTGCAGGTTTGGAGGATCTGACGGCGTTTGCAGACTACAAGGTCCCGCAGGTCCTCCGCGAGAAGGGCGTGCTCGCATACTCGGAGCCATTGGCCGGGCAGGTGGACGCACTTGTAGAGATCCCGGCGGGCAGCGAACCCGAGGTCGAGCTACGGGCGGCCACGGTCGTGGCCGTCGCGGATCTGGCCGCCGCCGTCGGCCTGCGGGAGGTCGACCTCGACGGGAGGATCTGGCACCTGGGCCAGACCATGGCGTTCCGTCACCCCTATCACCGGACCCGAACCGTGTTCTACTGA
- the hisD gene encoding histidinol dehydrogenase encodes MTIELVDLRARADHPRLALILDRHAALDPAAMQAAAAILADVRAEGDVAVRRYCERFDGGAPANLLATKAQIAGLAAGAAPALRVALATAIRNIRAFHARQTQADWSFPRSPGVMLGMRVRPLDAVGVYVPGGKAAYPSTVAMNIVPAQVAGVRRIAVATPAPSFFANPAIACALDMLGVSEVYLAGGAQAIGALAFGTASLPRVDKIVGPGNAYVAAAKRQVFGHVAIDSIAGPSEVVVIADASANPAWIAADLLSQAEHDEAASAIAVTWEEAVAEAVATEVSRQLPGLARAAIAAESLARYGAVVLVADAAAALDLIARLAPEHVELMVADPAGMAARVGPAGALFLGPYTAEVVGDYLAGPNHVLPTHGTARFASPLGVYDFQVRGSILQYDREAFLAEAEIIATLADAEGLGAHAAAARIRIAGEARGGAGQVDPVAFVKPAVRSLAAYHLEPHRAPVKLNQNENPHDLPDDIKREVLARLAERPWCRYPDFVPAALRSALAAHVGWGADGILVGNGSNELIQALLAVAVAPGTRVATLDPTFSLYGLLVGVFGGRLHKVPLRADLAFDMPALAGAVEEADVTIVCSPNNPTGRQLPRADLLALLARARGLVVLDEAYVEFAPDCLTDLVPRFRNLVVLRTFSKALAMAGLRVGYLVGDPALVAEIAKAKLPYNLNVFSTTAAEVALERIDRLQAAIATLKAERERMAAALGALPGFQPQPTDANFMLVETDRDPRQVFEALLARGVLVRDVSAHPALSRYFRCNVGTPDENDRFLDALALAGNAPGLA; translated from the coding sequence GTGACCATCGAACTCGTCGATCTACGCGCCCGCGCCGATCATCCCCGGCTCGCACTCATCCTCGACCGTCACGCCGCGCTGGATCCTGCCGCCATGCAAGCGGCGGCGGCGATCCTGGCCGACGTGCGGGCGGAGGGCGACGTGGCCGTCCGGCGCTACTGCGAGCGGTTCGACGGCGGCGCTCCGGCGAACCTGCTCGCGACGAAGGCCCAGATCGCCGGCCTCGCCGCCGGAGCCGCGCCGGCCCTGCGAGTCGCTCTGGCCACGGCGATCCGCAACATCCGCGCCTTCCACGCGCGCCAGACCCAGGCCGACTGGTCGTTTCCGCGCTCGCCGGGAGTCATGCTCGGGATGCGGGTGCGCCCCCTGGACGCGGTGGGGGTGTACGTCCCGGGCGGCAAGGCGGCGTACCCGTCGACCGTCGCGATGAACATCGTGCCGGCGCAGGTGGCCGGGGTCCGGCGCATCGCGGTGGCCACCCCGGCGCCCTCCTTTTTCGCGAATCCGGCGATCGCATGCGCCCTGGATATGCTGGGCGTATCCGAGGTGTATCTGGCCGGCGGCGCGCAAGCGATCGGCGCCCTTGCATTCGGCACCGCCTCGCTCCCGCGCGTGGACAAGATCGTCGGTCCGGGCAACGCGTACGTGGCAGCCGCCAAGCGCCAGGTATTCGGCCACGTGGCGATCGACTCCATCGCCGGCCCCTCCGAAGTGGTCGTGATCGCCGACGCGAGCGCAAATCCGGCGTGGATCGCGGCCGATCTCCTGTCGCAGGCCGAGCATGACGAGGCGGCTTCGGCCATCGCCGTGACGTGGGAGGAAGCGGTGGCCGAGGCCGTCGCGACCGAGGTCTCGCGCCAGTTGCCAGGCCTCGCCCGGGCGGCCATCGCCGCCGAATCGCTCGCCAGGTACGGCGCGGTCGTCCTGGTGGCCGACGCCGCAGCCGCCCTGGATCTGATTGCGCGTCTCGCGCCGGAGCACGTCGAACTCATGGTCGCCGATCCCGCGGGCATGGCGGCGCGGGTCGGGCCGGCCGGAGCGCTCTTCCTCGGGCCCTACACGGCCGAAGTGGTGGGAGACTACCTCGCGGGTCCGAACCATGTCCTCCCCACGCACGGCACCGCCCGCTTCGCTTCGCCGCTCGGGGTGTACGACTTCCAGGTGCGCGGCAGCATCCTGCAATACGATCGGGAGGCCTTCCTGGCCGAGGCCGAAATCATCGCGACCCTGGCCGACGCCGAGGGCCTCGGGGCGCATGCCGCCGCCGCCCGCATCCGCATTGCCGGCGAGGCCCGCGGCGGCGCCGGCCAGGTCGATCCGGTCGCCTTCGTGAAGCCTGCCGTCCGCTCCCTGGCCGCCTACCACCTGGAGCCGCACCGGGCGCCGGTCAAGCTCAACCAGAACGAGAATCCGCACGACCTGCCGGACGATATCAAGCGCGAAGTACTCGCTCGCCTGGCGGAGCGCCCGTGGTGCAGGTACCCCGATTTCGTGCCCGCGGCGCTGCGGTCCGCGCTGGCGGCCCACGTCGGCTGGGGGGCCGACGGGATCCTGGTGGGCAACGGCTCCAACGAGTTGATCCAGGCCCTCCTGGCCGTCGCCGTGGCGCCCGGCACACGGGTGGCCACGCTCGATCCGACGTTTTCCCTTTATGGCCTGCTGGTCGGGGTCTTCGGCGGACGGCTGCACAAGGTGCCTCTCCGCGCCGACCTCGCTTTCGACATGCCTGCGCTCGCCGGAGCGGTGGAGGAGGCCGACGTCACCATCGTGTGCTCGCCCAACAATCCGACCGGCCGCCAGTTGCCGCGCGCCGATCTGCTCGCGTTGCTCGCTCGGGCCCGCGGCCTGGTCGTCCTGGATGAAGCCTACGTCGAGTTCGCGCCCGACTGCTTGACCGACCTGGTACCGCGCTTTCGCAACCTGGTCGTGCTCAGGACTTTCTCCAAGGCTCTGGCGATGGCGGGCTTGCGGGTCGGCTACCTTGTGGGCGATCCGGCCCTCGTGGCCGAGATCGCCAAGGCGAAGCTCCCGTACAACCTCAACGTCTTCTCGACGACCGCGGCCGAGGTCGCTCTCGAACGGATCGACCGCCTCCAGGCGGCCATCGCGACCCTGAAGGCCGAACGTGAGCGAATGGCGGCCGCGCTCGGCGCCTTGCCAGGGTTCCAGCCGCAGCCGACCGACGCGAACTTCATGCTGGTCGAGACCGACCGCGACCCGCGCCAAGTTTTCGAGGCCCTGCTGGCCCGCGGCGTCCTGGTCCGCGACGTCTCGGCCCACCCTGCGCTTTCCCGGTACTTCCGGTGCAACGTGGGGACCCCCGATGAGAACGACCGGTTCCTAGACGCGCTTGCTCTCGCCGGGAACGCGCCCGGACTGGCCTAG
- a CDS encoding ATP phosphoribosyltransferase, whose protein sequence is MPELVVALAKGRLMDRAVAVLGAAGIVFDGLDSRRLRVRGGAYEFLLVKPLDVPTYVAHGAADAGLCGSDVLAESGADVFEPLDLGISRCRLVVAGKRGTGTEGYLGGSVVRVATKYPRTTERFFHDRGVPVELVHLAGSVELAPLVGLADHIVDLVETGATLRDNGLEILETIAACSARLIVNRASFTTKRDAVSRLVATFRDAFAVVT, encoded by the coding sequence ATGCCTGAGCTCGTGGTCGCCCTGGCCAAGGGCCGCCTCATGGATCGGGCGGTGGCGGTCCTCGGTGCCGCCGGCATCGTCTTCGACGGCCTCGATTCGCGGCGTCTGCGCGTGCGGGGCGGCGCCTACGAATTCTTGCTGGTCAAGCCGCTCGACGTGCCTACCTACGTCGCACATGGCGCGGCCGATGCCGGCCTGTGCGGGAGCGACGTCCTGGCCGAGTCCGGTGCCGACGTGTTCGAGCCGCTCGACCTGGGCATTTCGCGCTGCCGCCTGGTGGTCGCGGGCAAGCGGGGCACCGGAACCGAAGGGTACCTCGGAGGCTCGGTCGTGCGCGTCGCCACCAAGTACCCCCGAACGACCGAACGCTTCTTCCACGATCGCGGCGTGCCCGTCGAACTCGTGCATCTGGCCGGATCGGTGGAACTGGCTCCCCTGGTGGGCCTTGCCGACCACATCGTGGATCTGGTGGAGACCGGCGCCACGCTTCGCGACAACGGGCTCGAGATCCTCGAGACCATCGCCGCGTGCTCCGCGCGCCTGATCGTCAACCGGGCGAGCTTCACCACGAAACGCGACGCGGTCTCCCGCCTTGTCGCGACCTTCCGGGACGCTTTCGCGGTCGTGACGTGA
- a CDS encoding bifunctional phosphoribosyl-AMP cyclohydrolase/phosphoribosyl-ATP diphosphatase HisIE, translated as MSSPTRDLSFGADGLVPVVIQDADTGEVLTLAHANWEAIARTLETGETHLWSRSRGELWHKGATSGHRQAVVAVKADCDADAVLYQVRPQGPACHTGAETCFHQPLHGAVPPSLGALLSRLAAVVASRRRERPEGSYTAYLLDKGLDKICKKVGEEATEVVIALKNGAPEPIAAEAADLLYHLIVGLEAAGVGLPDVAAALEGRLGQSGRVPGESKRV; from the coding sequence ATGAGCAGTCCGACCCGCGATCTCAGCTTCGGCGCCGACGGCTTGGTGCCGGTCGTCATCCAGGATGCCGACACGGGCGAGGTCCTCACGCTGGCGCACGCCAACTGGGAAGCCATCGCGCGGACGCTGGAGACCGGGGAGACGCATCTTTGGAGCCGATCGCGCGGCGAATTGTGGCACAAGGGGGCGACGTCGGGGCATCGGCAGGCCGTCGTGGCGGTCAAGGCGGACTGCGATGCCGACGCGGTCCTCTACCAGGTCAGGCCCCAGGGACCGGCATGCCATACCGGCGCCGAGACCTGTTTCCATCAGCCGCTGCATGGCGCGGTGCCCCCTTCCCTGGGGGCCCTGCTCTCGCGCCTGGCCGCCGTCGTGGCTTCGCGCCGGCGGGAGCGTCCGGAAGGCTCCTACACGGCCTACCTGCTGGACAAGGGCCTGGACAAGATCTGCAAGAAGGTAGGCGAAGAGGCCACCGAGGTCGTCATCGCGCTCAAGAACGGCGCCCCGGAGCCCATCGCCGCCGAGGCCGCGGATCTCCTCTACCACCTGATCGTCGGCCTTGAGGCCGCCGGCGTGGGCCTGCCCGACGTTGCCGCCGCCCTGGAGGGGCGCCTAGGCCAGTCCGGGCGCGTTCCCGGCGAGAGCAAGCGCGTCTAG
- the hisF gene encoding imidazole glycerol phosphate synthase subunit HisF, with the protein MGGARGKALRIHRRGPGRNPGGPGRRGPERACRVGPRGADHGQRRDLVPAGSRGAARRGRRGLGDRGQGPVRGPVRAAGGHRGVPLARRLVPCLDVDAGRVVKGIRFVALRDAGDPVEQAIRYDREGADELVFLDITASSDGRSTMRDVVARVADAVFIPFTVGGGIRTVEDIHALLEAGADKVSLNTAAIRRPELISRAAERFGSQCVVVAVDARREGEGWVVYSHGGRKRTELDAIEWIRGAARRGAGEILLTSMDRDGTQEGYDCELLRAACGAVDIPVIASGGVGGVDHLAAGFAAGASAALAASIFHFGSITIRAAKEDLLRRGIPVRPVEELP; encoded by the coding sequence ATGGGCGGCGCGCGGGGCAAAGCGCTTCGTATACACCGACGTGGCCCGGGACGGAACCCTGGCGGGCCCGGACGTCGCGGGCCTGAACGCGCTTGCCGCGTGGGTCCCCGAGGTGCCGATCACGGCCAGCGGCGGGATCTCGTCCCTGCTGGATCTCGCGGCGCTGCGCGCCGCGGAAGGCGTGGACTCGGCGATCGTGGGCAAGGCCCTGTACGAGGGCCGGTTCGGGCTGCGGGAGGCCATCGCGGCGTGCCGCTAGCCAGGCGCCTCGTCCCGTGCCTGGACGTGGATGCGGGCAGGGTCGTGAAGGGCATCCGCTTCGTGGCGCTTCGCGATGCGGGCGATCCGGTCGAGCAGGCCATCCGCTACGACCGGGAAGGCGCCGATGAGCTGGTTTTCCTGGACATCACGGCCTCTTCGGACGGACGATCCACCATGCGCGACGTGGTTGCCCGCGTGGCCGACGCGGTGTTCATCCCGTTCACGGTGGGCGGCGGCATCCGGACCGTCGAGGACATCCACGCACTGCTGGAAGCCGGGGCTGACAAGGTTTCGCTCAACACGGCGGCGATCCGGCGCCCCGAACTGATTTCCCGCGCTGCCGAGAGGTTCGGCAGCCAGTGCGTCGTCGTGGCGGTAGACGCCAGGCGGGAGGGAGAGGGCTGGGTGGTGTACTCGCATGGCGGGCGGAAACGCACCGAACTGGACGCTATCGAGTGGATTCGCGGCGCTGCGCGCCGCGGAGCCGGCGAGATCCTACTGACTTCGATGGACCGGGACGGCACGCAGGAAGGCTACGATTGCGAACTCCTGCGAGCGGCCTGCGGTGCCGTCGACATCCCCGTGATCGCTTCGGGCGGCGTGGGCGGCGTGGACCACCTCGCGGCAGGTTTCGCAGCCGGCGCCAGCGCGGCCCTGGCCGCTTCGATCTTCCACTTCGGCTCCATCACCATCCGCGCCGCGAAAGAGGATCTGCTCCGCCGCGGCATCCCCGTCCGACCCGTCGAGGAACTTCCATGA
- a CDS encoding DUF4932 domain-containing protein, whose product MLLVLAAGGAPAAAASQIRFPDEPECPEGASIAGAPPPAGRERYCRKMGPTGAEIRHGAFRAWYSNGQAAAEGEYRDGLREGPWRRWWDNGQPFERIAFRAGKVEGAYRSWYRAGQASASGTYRSDWPDGPWLWWHESGKPAARGSYDDGLQAGDWHYWREDGAFLASGSYVTGLMDPLAVPVPGNLPGGEAKAARVLVDPRIELISAALSLTNWPNLGPWNTGETRYAREVAEHFRPHRDHAAIRLLDAMVGAGFTFDVPLRWIAHYGDLPALAQEAPFEPYMLRRASAQEMRDLAAALRDLARRSDFLRFFAAHRRDYERLTDEYREEAAPHLGLPGELERYFGERRRAYSIVIAPQLGGRSYGFWFGEGDGAQVYAVGPPDRVAGGDPGFDRRAISSTLFREFNRSFVEGAIQDAYREDLRPDLFRLVKPDMDDLGFPTWRWALVEMAVRACEIRLLQNAGRRDEARERLREGVQGERFLWLPYAVERLSEYERQRDRYPTFRAFAPRFLESLDAADPLVIGGRPMFLIRRKV is encoded by the coding sequence TTGCTCTTGGTCCTCGCGGCCGGCGGCGCGCCGGCGGCCGCGGCCTCGCAGATCCGCTTCCCGGACGAGCCGGAATGCCCCGAAGGCGCGTCCATCGCGGGGGCGCCCCCGCCCGCGGGCCGGGAGCGATACTGCCGGAAGATGGGCCCCACCGGGGCCGAGATCCGGCATGGCGCCTTCCGGGCGTGGTACTCCAACGGGCAGGCCGCGGCCGAGGGGGAGTACCGGGACGGCCTGCGGGAGGGCCCGTGGCGGCGGTGGTGGGACAACGGCCAGCCATTCGAGCGCATCGCCTTTCGCGCCGGGAAGGTGGAGGGCGCCTACCGCTCCTGGTACCGGGCCGGCCAGGCGTCGGCGTCCGGGACCTACCGCTCCGACTGGCCGGATGGCCCCTGGCTGTGGTGGCACGAGAGCGGGAAGCCGGCCGCGCGGGGCTCGTACGACGACGGACTCCAGGCCGGCGACTGGCACTACTGGCGGGAAGACGGGGCGTTTCTGGCCTCGGGTTCTTACGTGACGGGCCTGATGGATCCCCTCGCGGTTCCCGTGCCCGGCAACCTACCGGGAGGCGAGGCGAAAGCCGCCCGGGTCCTGGTCGATCCCCGGATCGAATTGATCTCGGCGGCGCTGTCGTTGACCAACTGGCCGAACCTTGGCCCGTGGAATACCGGGGAGACGCGGTATGCCCGCGAAGTGGCGGAACACTTCCGCCCGCATCGGGACCACGCCGCGATACGGCTGCTCGACGCGATGGTCGGCGCCGGCTTCACCTTCGACGTGCCGCTCCGCTGGATCGCCCACTACGGCGATCTGCCCGCTCTTGCCCAGGAAGCGCCCTTCGAGCCCTACATGCTTCGGCGGGCGAGCGCGCAGGAAATGCGCGACCTCGCCGCGGCCCTTCGGGACCTGGCCAGAAGATCGGACTTTCTACGCTTCTTCGCGGCGCACCGGCGCGACTACGAACGGCTGACCGACGAGTACCGCGAAGAGGCCGCACCCCATCTCGGCCTGCCCGGTGAACTCGAGCGCTACTTCGGGGAGCGGCGGCGGGCGTACTCGATCGTGATCGCGCCGCAGCTAGGCGGGAGGAGCTACGGCTTCTGGTTCGGAGAAGGCGATGGCGCCCAGGTCTACGCGGTCGGCCCGCCGGACCGGGTGGCTGGCGGCGACCCCGGCTTCGATCGCCGGGCGATTTCCTCCACGCTCTTCCGCGAGTTCAATCGCTCCTTCGTGGAGGGGGCGATCCAGGACGCGTACCGCGAAGACCTCCGACCCGACCTTTTCCGGCTGGTGAAGCCCGACATGGACGATCTGGGCTTTCCGACCTGGCGCTGGGCGCTGGTCGAGATGGCCGTGCGCGCGTGCGAGATCCGGCTGCTTCAAAACGCCGGGCGCCGCGATGAGGCCCGCGAACGGCTCCGCGAGGGCGTCCAGGGCGAGCGCTTCCTGTGGCTGCCCTACGCGGTCGAGCGCCTCTCCGAGTACGAGCGGCAGCGCGATCGCTACCCGACATTCCGCGCCTTCGCGCCCCGCTTCCTGGAATCTCTCGACGCGGCGGATCCCCTGGTGATCGGCGGGCGGCCCATGTTCCTGATCCGGCGCAAGGTGTAA